A region from the Oncorhynchus keta strain PuntledgeMale-10-30-2019 chromosome 5, Oket_V2, whole genome shotgun sequence genome encodes:
- the si:ch211-106h11.1 gene encoding volume-regulated anion channel subunit LRRC8D, which yields MPPPTLLSSLSVSRNRQSSLDSGTDSPLLVRSDSASTAAPPSPCPSTLSRTSSLSTMSLSRAHVPASKSPVVLDGSRRVASLDRSDGEQARALFERVRRFRSHCENSEVIYKVYLAQTVFKLLLVVLIVGYTTPLMSSISFTHTCLPQAHALTGYSAFECTHALASVLHKLLLAYISLVGLFGLLSIYTLSWILHSSLRQYSFNKLRELGSMRDVPDLCNDLAFLLHMADQYDPLLAQRLSVFLSPVSETRLLEESLERRWGAERLRSMTTVDPEGRPLLQLVALPRLPPALFTLSQLVVLKLELITDAKLPAQVANMTSLRELHLYHCTAAMQPGSLVVLQERLEALHLTFTQAAEIPGWVYSLRGLQELHLSGRLGCEGGVGRGWALGSLRQLRHLRVLVLRGMLQRVPGELGEVAGSLVRLEIHNEGSRLLVLTGLRRVAGLTELQLQDCHLERLPSALLALTSLRTLDLQHNSLRTLEELLGLAHLRRLSCLRLAHNRILALPASVGVLRALELLDLGYNQLQSLPPALFNLHHLRRLLLAGNLLDELPAEVGALTFLTELDLSGNRLESLPPELFSRCLELRSLNVSHNSLGSLPPGLRNLSHLSRLDLRSNSLEELPMELGCCSGLHGEGLLVEDWLLHALPRHLKEFLTQSGSHTGKSLESHSRPDSDSFPYFSATQWSFSSALESRI from the exons ATGCCTCCTCCTACTCTCCTGTCTTCACTCTCCGTATCCCGCAACCGCCAGTCCAGCCTGGACTCGGGCACAGACAGCCCCCTGCTGGTGAGATCGGATAGCGCGTCCACTGCCGCCCCTCCCTCGCcctgcccctccactctctcccggACCTCCTCCCTGTCCACCATGTCTCTGTCCCGGGCCCATGTCCCGGCTTCCAAATCTCCTGTGGTGCTGGATGGTTCACGGCGGGTTGCCAGTTTGGACCGGAGTGACGGGGAGCAGGCCAGGGCACTGTTCGAGAGGGTGCGCCGCTTCCGCTCCCACTGTGAGAACTCTGAAGTCATCTACAAG GTGTACTTGGCCCAGACAGTGTTCAAGCTACTGCTGGTGGTGCTGATAGTGGGCTACACCACTCCTCTGATGAGCTCCATCTCGTTCACCCACACCTGCCTGCCCCAGGCCCATGCCCTGACTGGCTACAGTGCCTTTGAGTGTACCCATGCCCTGGCCTCTGTCCTCCACAAGTTGCTGCTGGCCTACATCAGCCTGGTGGGGCTCTTTGGCCTGCTGAGCATCTACACCCTCAGCTGGATCCTCCACAG CTCCCTGCGTCAATACTCCTTTAACAAACTGAGGGAGCTGGGCTCCATGAGGGATGTCCCTGACTTATGTAATGACCTGGCCTTCCTGTTACACATGGCTGACCAGTACGACCCCCTACTGGCCCAGCGTCTTTCCGTCTTCCTGTCACCCGTCAGCGAGACACGCCTGCTGGAGGAGAGCCTGGAGAGGCGCTGGGGTGCCGAGAGGCTGCGCTCCATGACCACGGTCGACCCAGAGGGACGGCCCCTGCTGCAGCTGGTGGCCCTGCCGCGCCTGCCCCCTGCCCTCTTCACCCTCAGCCAGCTGGTAGTTCTCAAGCTGGAGCTCATCACGGACGCCAAGCTCCCCGCACAGGTGGCCAACATGACCTCACTCAG GGAGCTTCATTTGTACCACTGTACTGCAGCCATGCAGCCTGGTTCCCTGGTGGTTCTGCAGGAGCGTCTGGAGGCCCTGCACCTCACCTTCACCCAGGCTGCAGAGATCCCTGGCTGGGTCTACTCTCTCCGCGGCCTGCAGGAGCTGCACCTTTCTGGCCGACTGGGCTGCGAGGGCGGGGTGGGCCGTGGCTGGGCCCTGGGAAGCCTCCGGCAGCTCCGTCACCTCCGGGTGCTGGTCCTGAGGGGCATGCTGCAGCGTGTGCCCGGGGAGCTGGGGGAGGTGGCAGGGAGCCTGGTGAGGCTGGAGATCCACAACGAGGGCTCCAGGCTGCTGGTGCTGACGGGCCTGCGGCGTGTGGCCGGCCTGACCGAGCTGCAGCTGCAGGACTGCCACTTGGAGCGCCTGCCCTCTGCCCTGCTGGCCCTCACCAGCCTGCGCACCCTGGACCTGCAGCACAACAGCCTGCGCACCCTGGAGGAGCTCCTAGGGCTGGCACACCTCCGCCGCCTCTCCTGCCTCAGGCTAGCCCATAACCGTATTCTGGCCCTACCGGCTAGTGTTGGTGTACTGCGTGCTCTGGAGCTCCTGGACCTGGGGTACAACCAGCTCCAGAGCCTTCCCCCGGCCCTCTTCAACCTCCACCACCTACGTCGCCTCCTACTGGCTGGAAACCTGCTGGACGAGCTGCCAGCAGAGGTAGGGGCGCTGACATTTCTCACAGAGTTGGACCTGAGTGGGAACAGGCTGGAGAGCCTGCCCCCAGAGCTCTTCAGTCGCTGTTTGGAGCTGCGGAGCCTGAATGTATCCCACAACTCCCTGGGTTCCCTGCCTCCAGGGCTGAGAAACCTGAGTCACCTGTCCCGTCTGGACCTGCGCAGCAACAGTCTAGAAGAGCTGCCCATGGAGCTGGGCTGCTGTTCAGGACTGCATGGAGAAGGTCTGCTGGTGGAggactggctgctccatgcactGCCACGACATTTAAAGGAATTCCTAACCCAGTCTGGCTCTCATACCGGCAAATCCTTAGAATCACACTCCCGTCCAGACTCAGATAGCTTCCCCTACTTCTCGGCTACCCAGTGGAGTTTCTCCTCTGCTCTGGAATCACGGATATAG